The sequence GCGAAAACATTTTTGTGCGTCCAAAAGCAGCTGCGGAAATGCTATCTCGGAAAGCATGTTTCAGGCGTTCGTAAACGCGGGATCCGTTCGTTTttggtgctgctcgtgcaTCATTTTGGCTACCGTTgcctgcgcaccgccgtcgaggTCTGAAAACCGAATAGATGGTGGTTTCAGTGTCTTGAGATCGATCTGACGTTCACCAATCACAACGTGCGGCCACCACTCCTCGTATTGTATGTTGGTTTTAGTCAGAACTACGACCAGCTCCTTTCCGTCCTGAATACACCATGTGCTGTCATCGACGTTGATCGGCTTGTACAGCTCACCTGCCAATATGGTACCTTTGCCGGGAACCTCGATCTGCAGGTGTCTTACCTTAATATCAACGCGCAGACTCTTCCCTCTAGTGCCGGGTGCTAGTGGGACAGTGACTGTCACTTCTTTTTCGCTTTGTCCAAATGTGTACAGCGTGTAGTCACCGCCGCATTGATCGTTGCATGGAATCAGGTCGGTCAAGCCTTCCTGAGAGGCGACAAGAGACATGACGCTAAGAAGTGCGATGCTGCATAAAAGGAGTGAGCAGTGTGAGACCTAAGCGAGGTAGCCAAATTGAGCACATGTGCAGAAAGAGACGAAAAAATGGAGGCTTCATCAGTAGTGGGTGTGTTACCCTCTCTTTCAAGGATGAGCTTTGAACCATTTCTCCGGTTATTCAACCTCTTCATTGTGGAATAGCGAGTGGGCAACACTATAGTCTGTATGGGCAAACTTTCGAAGCAAACAATGCCGCGTGATGTGGCAGCGGAGCAACgtcgccac is a genomic window of Leishmania infantum JPCM5 genome chromosome 30 containing:
- a CDS encoding NUDC-like protein, whose protein sequence is MSLVASQEGLTDLIPCNDQCGGDYTLYTFGQSEKEVTVTVPLAPGTRGKSLRVDIKVRHLQIEVPGKGTILAGELYKPINVDDSTWCIQDGKELVVVLTKTNIQYEEWWPHVVIGERQIDLKTLKPPSIRFSDLDGGAQATVAKMMHEQHQKRTDPAFTNA